From a region of the Daphnia magna isolate NIES linkage group LG1, ASM2063170v1.1, whole genome shotgun sequence genome:
- the LOC116919622 gene encoding SEC14-like protein 2 isoform X1: MDLNQLSDSQKAILKQFRETIKDCQLPNSEDAYLARWLIARDFDIPKAEKMLRNSLEWRRQHKIDTIRDDLKPSEVLTNYVSASLVGRDKTQSPLWITRYGRMDMKGVLRSAKKRDFIMYVVYLVETSIWRVISDPQKYKRSPDTMVQTTVIFDLEGLSMQHITNKQAVDAAIKIIQIYEANYPEYLSRVFVINAPKVFSIAYPILKPFIHERTRDKIKIFGHDSKQWKAAILAEVDPEELPAAYGGSMTDPDGNPNCITIVNMGGEVPKSYYFSCKPDTANKKTLSVSSGSKEHLEFQVDKAGSVLKWNFHCEDGDIVFAVYRKQGSALIPIVPADRVDCQMSPEEGELDCDETGVYVVEFDNGFSYLRSKKIWYAISVESATVRGADGISLD, from the exons ATGGATCTCAATCAATTAAGCGATAGCCAGAAAGCCATTTTGAAACAG TTTCGTGAGACGATCAAAGACTGTCAACTGCCTAATTCCGAAGATGCGTACCTTGCACGCTGGCTAATCG CCCGCGATTTCGACATTCCTAAAGCTGAAAAAATGCTTCGAAAT TCGTTGGAATGGCGCCGTCAGCACAAAATCGACACTATTCGGGATGATCTTAAACCATCGGAAGTGCTCACAAACTACGTGTCTGCGAGTCTGGTCGGCCGGGACAAAACGCAAAGTCCTT TATGGATTACGCGATACGGAAGGATGGATATGAAGGGCGTTTTACGTTCGGCTAAGAAGAGGGACTTCATCATGTACGTCGTCTACCTGGTAGAGACCAGCATTTGGCGAGTCATTTCAGATCCGCAAAAGTATAAGCGTTCTCCGGATACCATGGTTCAAACCACTGTTATATTCGACCTGGAAGGTTTATCAATGCAGCACATAACTAACAAGCAAG CTGTGGATGCTGCCataaaaattattcaaatctATGAAGCCAACTATCCTGAATATCTCAGTCGTGTATTCGTCATTAACG CGCCCAAGGTCTTCAGCATTGCATATCCCATACTAAAGCCATTCATACACGAACGCACTAGGGATAAGATTAAAATTTTTGGTCACGATTCGAAACAATGGAAAGCTGCAATTTTGGCTGAAGTTGATCCGGAAGAATTGCCGGCTGCATACGGAGGAAGTATGACCGACCCCGATGGCAACCCGAACTGCATAACAATC GTGAATATGGGGGGAGAAGTTCCAAAATCTTATTATTTTAGTTGCAAACCGGATACggccaataaaaaaactttgtcCGTTTCGAGCGGTTCTAAGGAACATTTGGAGTTTCAAGTGGATAAAGCTGGCAGCGTTTTGAA GTGGAATTTTCATTGCGAAGATGGCGACATTGTATTCGCCGTGTACCGGAAACAAGGAAGCGCCCTGATTCCGATTGTTCCCGCCGATCGAGTTGATTGTCAGATGTCACCTGAAGAAGGAGAACTTGACTGCGATGAAACCGGCGTCT ACGTCGTCGAGTTTGATAACGGCTTTAGTTACCTTCGTTCAAAGAAGATTTGGTACGCGATTTCAGTGGAATCAGCCACGGTAAGAGGTGCGGATGGCATTTCTTTGGATTAG
- the LOC116919584 gene encoding SEC14-like protein 2 produces MDLSQFNDKQLAILKQFREIVRDCQLPNSEDAYLARWLIARDFDLTKAEKMLRNSLEWRRRYKIDSLREDFKPPDVLRKYFSAGFVGQDKLQSPLWITRYGKSDMKGILRSSKKKDFVMYVVYLVETSIWRVMSDPQKYKRSPGAIVQTTIIFDLEDLSMQHITNKQAVDAAIKIIQIYEANYPECLSRVFVINAPKIFSIGYPILKPFIHERTRNKIKIFGHDSKQWKAAILAEVNPEELPVCYGGTMTDADGNPNCISTVNMGGEVPKSYYFSGKPDTSNKKSLTITSGSKEHLEFKVDHQGDVLKWNFHCEDSDICFAVYRKRDNELIPIVPHEKIDCQMSAEEGEINCDETGVYVVEFDNNFSYLRSKKIWYSIKVESFSSKMENGNHYDSL; encoded by the exons ATGGATCTCAGTCAGTTCAACGATAAGCAATTGGCTATTCTGAAACAG TTTCGAGAGATAGTCAGAGATTGTCAATTACCTAATTCCGAAGATGCCTACCTCGCGCGATGGCTTATTG cccGAGATTTTGATTTGACCAAAGCTGAAAAAATGTTACGAAAT TCATTAGAATGGCGACGTCGCTACAAAATCGACAGCCTCCGAGAAGATTTTAAGCCACCAGACGTGCTGAGGAAATACTTTTCTGCGGGATTTGTTGGCCAAGACAAGCTACAAAGTCCTT TGTGGATTACCAGGTACGGAAAGTCGGACATGAAGGGCATCTTACGTTCTAGCAAGAAAAAAGACTTTGTCATGTACGTTGTTTATCTGGTGGAAACGAGTATTTGGCGTGTCATGTCGGACCCACAGAAATACAAGCGTTCACCCGGTGCTATCGTGCAAACCACCATCATATTCGACTTGGAAGATTTGTCCATGCAACACATCACTAATAAGCAAG CTGTTGATGCTGCCATTAAAATCATTCAGATATACGAAGCAAATTATCCGGAATGTCTCAGTCGTGTTTTCGTAATCAACG CACCCAAGATTTTTAGCATTGGCTACCCGATTTTAAAACCATTTATTCACGAGCGGACGAggaacaaaattaaaatctttGGCCACGATTCGAAACAATGGAAAGCTGCCATTCTAGCGGAAGTCAATCCGGAAGAGTTGCCCGTTTGCTACGGAGGAACTATGACCGATGCGGATGGAAACCCCAACTGCATTTCAACG gtcAACATGGGAGGAGAAGTTCCAAAATCATATTATTTCAGTGGTAAACCTGACACGTCTAATAAGAAGTCTTTGACGATTACTAGCGGGAGCAAGGAACACCTTGAATTTAAAGTCGATCATCAAGGTGATGTCTTAAA ATGGAATTTTCACTGTGAAGATAGCGACATATGTTTTGCCGTGTATCGTAAAAGAGACAACGAATTAATCCCGATCGTCCCTCACGAAAAGATCGATTGCCAAATGTCAGCCGAAGAAGGTGAAATCAACTGTGATGAAACCGGTGTTT
- the LOC116919622 gene encoding SEC14-like protein 2 isoform X2 yields the protein MLRNSLEWRRQHKIDTIRDDLKPSEVLTNYVSASLVGRDKTQSPLWITRYGRMDMKGVLRSAKKRDFIMYVVYLVETSIWRVISDPQKYKRSPDTMVQTTVIFDLEGLSMQHITNKQAVDAAIKIIQIYEANYPEYLSRVFVINAPKVFSIAYPILKPFIHERTRDKIKIFGHDSKQWKAAILAEVDPEELPAAYGGSMTDPDGNPNCITIVNMGGEVPKSYYFSCKPDTANKKTLSVSSGSKEHLEFQVDKAGSVLKWNFHCEDGDIVFAVYRKQGSALIPIVPADRVDCQMSPEEGELDCDETGVYVVEFDNGFSYLRSKKIWYAISVESATVRGADGISLD from the exons ATGCTTCGAAAT TCGTTGGAATGGCGCCGTCAGCACAAAATCGACACTATTCGGGATGATCTTAAACCATCGGAAGTGCTCACAAACTACGTGTCTGCGAGTCTGGTCGGCCGGGACAAAACGCAAAGTCCTT TATGGATTACGCGATACGGAAGGATGGATATGAAGGGCGTTTTACGTTCGGCTAAGAAGAGGGACTTCATCATGTACGTCGTCTACCTGGTAGAGACCAGCATTTGGCGAGTCATTTCAGATCCGCAAAAGTATAAGCGTTCTCCGGATACCATGGTTCAAACCACTGTTATATTCGACCTGGAAGGTTTATCAATGCAGCACATAACTAACAAGCAAG CTGTGGATGCTGCCataaaaattattcaaatctATGAAGCCAACTATCCTGAATATCTCAGTCGTGTATTCGTCATTAACG CGCCCAAGGTCTTCAGCATTGCATATCCCATACTAAAGCCATTCATACACGAACGCACTAGGGATAAGATTAAAATTTTTGGTCACGATTCGAAACAATGGAAAGCTGCAATTTTGGCTGAAGTTGATCCGGAAGAATTGCCGGCTGCATACGGAGGAAGTATGACCGACCCCGATGGCAACCCGAACTGCATAACAATC GTGAATATGGGGGGAGAAGTTCCAAAATCTTATTATTTTAGTTGCAAACCGGATACggccaataaaaaaactttgtcCGTTTCGAGCGGTTCTAAGGAACATTTGGAGTTTCAAGTGGATAAAGCTGGCAGCGTTTTGAA GTGGAATTTTCATTGCGAAGATGGCGACATTGTATTCGCCGTGTACCGGAAACAAGGAAGCGCCCTGATTCCGATTGTTCCCGCCGATCGAGTTGATTGTCAGATGTCACCTGAAGAAGGAGAACTTGACTGCGATGAAACCGGCGTCT ACGTCGTCGAGTTTGATAACGGCTTTAGTTACCTTCGTTCAAAGAAGATTTGGTACGCGATTTCAGTGGAATCAGCCACGGTAAGAGGTGCGGATGGCATTTCTTTGGATTAG
- the LOC116919495 gene encoding SEC14-like protein 2 yields MNLGQLNNDQKTVLKQFREAVQDCKLPESDDVYLLRWLVARDFDLVKAEKMLRNSMEWRRKYKVDAVLQDYEMPEVLTKYFAAGYIGVDKLNSYTVVVRYGLMDLKGILLSAKKRDYLTYVIEIVERSFQRVRNDPKKFKRSPDAIAQSTVIFDMAGFSMRHITYKPALDTAIQLVQLYEGNYPELLRRVFIINAPKIFSVLFSMLKPFMHEKTRHKIQIFSHDAKQWKAALLEDIAADQLPVCYGGTMTDPDGNPNCITKVSMGGEVPKSYYLNGKSSTNDKKCLFIPSGSKEHLEFQVKNAGTVLKWDFHSEESDIAFAVYRKQGNEMIPVVPHDRVDCHMSPEEGEIYCDYAGVYVVEFDNSFSYLRSKKIWYSITVDHSSKPVCLNGNNLDYLDAEIQANQ; encoded by the exons ATGAATCTCGGCCAGCTCAACAATGATCAGAAAACTGTCTTAAAACAG TTTCGCGAGGCGGTTCAAGATTGCAAACTACCAGAATCTGATGATGTCTATCTACTGCGATGGCTTGTCG CTCGCGATTTCGATTTGGTCAAGGCTGAAAAGATGCTCCGGAAT TCGATGGAATGGCGCCGCAAATACAAAGTCGACGCCGTTCTACAGGACTACGAAATGCCGGAAGTGTTGACCAAGTACTTTGCTGCCGGCTACATTGGTGTGGATAAATTGAATAGCTACACGGTGGTCGTTCGATACGGATTGATGGATTTGAAGGGCATCCTACTTTCAGCCAAGAAGAGAGACTACCTTACGTACGTGATTGAAATAGTTGAGAGGAGCTTCCAAAGAGTTCGGAATGatccaaaaaaattcaagCGTTCTCCCGATGCCATTGCCCAGTCAACGGTTATCTTTGACATGGCCGGTTTTTCAATGCGCCACATCACGTACAAACCAG CCTTAGACACGGCCATTCAACTGGTTCAGCTGTACGAGGGAAACTACCCGGAACTGCTACGACGTGTCTTCATTATCAATGCCCCCAAGATTTTCTCTGTCCTTTTCTCTATGCTGAAACCTTTTATGCACGAGAAAACCAGacacaaaattcaaatttttagcCATGATGCCAAACAATGGAAGGCAGCCCTCCTGGAAGATATCGCCGCGGACCAATTGCCTGTTTGCTACGGAGGAACAATGACTGATCCCGATGGCAATCCCAACTGCATCACAAAG GTCAGTATGGGAGGTGAAGTACCCAAGTCTTACTATCTAAATGGAAAATCTAGCACCAACGACAAGAAGTGCTTATTTATCCCAAGCGGTTCCAAAGAACATTTGGAATTTCAAGTTAAAAACGCTGGAACTGTATTAAA ATGGGATTTCCATTCGGAAGAGAGTGACATCGCTTTTGCCGTGTACAGGAAGCAAGGCAATGAAATGATTCCCGTCGTTCCTCACGATCGCGTCGATTGTCACATGTCTCCCGAAGAAGGCGAAATCTATTGCGACTACGCTGGTGTTt ATGTCGTGGAATTCGACAATAGCTTCAGCTACCTTCGTTCGAAGAAGATTTGGTATTCGATCACCGTTGATCACTCGTCCAAACCGGTCTGCTTAAACGGTAACAATTTGGATTACTTGGATGCGGAAATTCAAGCGAATCAATAA
- the LOC116919772 gene encoding SEC14-like protein 2 encodes MDLRQLSVDQKNILKQFREAVRDCNLPESDDVYLLRWLVARDFDLAKSEKMLRNSMNWRRKYKIDSLRECYQSPEVLTKYFAAGHIGVDKFHSYLMVMRYGLTDVKGILLSAKKKDCVMHVLTLVENYFSVVKNDPVKFKRSADAISQTTVILDLEGFSMNHITYKPVIDTVIQLIQLYEANYPEFLRRVFIINAPKIFSILFSMLVPFMHEQTRNKILIFNQDSTQWKAALLADIDPQELPVCYGGTMTDPNGNPYCTTKVNMGGVIPKSYYFSCKPDTRNKQPLSISRGAKELLEFQVNQADTVLRWDFHSEDSDIAFAVYRKQGSELIPIVPHDRVDCDVASEEGEIDCDISGVYVVEFDNSFSYLRSKKIWYSITIE; translated from the exons ATGGATCTACGGCAGCTTAGCGTTGAccagaaaaacattttaaaacag TTTCGCGAAGCGGTCAGGGATTGCAATTTACCCGAATCGGACGATGTGTACCTTCTACGATGGCTCGTCG CTCGTGACTTTGATTTggcaaaatctgaaaaaatgCTACGTAAC TCGATGAATTGGCGACGCAAGTATAAAATCGACTCTTTGCGAGAGTGTTACCAGTCTCCGGAAGTGTTGACCAAATACTTTGCTGCTGGCCACATTGGCGTCGATAAGTTTCACAGCTATCTGATGGTCATGCGATACGGATTGACGGATGTCAAGGGCATCCTCCTttcagccaaaaaaaaagattgtgTTATGCATGTGCTTACTTTAGTGGAGAACTACTTCTCAGTCGTGAAAAATGATCCAGTTAAATTCAAGCGATCGGCAGATGCCATCTCCCAAACAACTGTCATCCTAGACTTGGAAGGATTCTCCATGAATCACATCACCTACAAGCCAG TCATCGATACGGTTATTCAATTGATCCAATTGTATGAGGCAAACTATCCGGAATTTCTCCGGCGTGTATTCATTATCAACGCACCCAAGATTTTTTCCATACTGTTCTCCATGTTGGTACCTTTTATGCACGAGCAGACTAGGAATAAGATACTCATCTTCAATCAAGATTCCACCCAATGGAAAGCAGCTCTTTTGGCAGACATTGATCCGCAAGAGTTGCCCGTTTGCTACGGAGGAACAATGACCGATCCCAACGGAAATCCTTACTGCACTACAAAA GTTAACATGGGTGGAGTCATTCCAAAGTCGTACTACTTTAGCTGCAAACCTGACACTAGGAACAAGCAGCCATTGTCAATCTCCAGGGGAGCCAAAGAATTATTGGAATTCCAAGTCAATCAAGCTGACACTGTTCTAAG atGGGATTTCCATTCTGAAGATAGTGACATCGCATTCGCCGTGTATAGGAAGCAGGGCAGTGAATTGATCCCGATCGTTCCTCACGATCGAGTCGATTGTGACGTAGCTTCCGAGGAGGGAGAAATCGATTGTGATATTAGCGGTGTCT ATGTGGTAGAGTTTGACAATAGCTTCAGTTACCTTCGCTCAAAGAAGATTTGGTATTCGATTACGATCGAATAA